The Flavobacterium marginilacus genome window below encodes:
- a CDS encoding aspartate kinase: MPALKINVILFGIGSVGSALINQIIESQQFYQEKKDIDLRFPVITNSTLAFFEKEGVKNSWEANFDKLAFPFTIADIVEFVKIKELENVIIVDATESSELVKHYIPLIQNGFDIVAANQKANILHIDFYKEIRRNLKRFDKSFLYETNIGAGIPVLQIISDLYYSGEKITKIRGVFSDSLSYIFNRFSSEAVSFSSILNDSDKKGLLKTDYKEELSGIGVAKKVLVLARELGKEIEFLDIKITSLLSHGLEDSNLKSKFLSNASVLDKDFEVAKITQPENEVLRYVGEISIPENKFEVKLVSEPVSSAIGQLKGTETVYEIYTQSRGNNPIIVRGDTSGKKTETIARGILLDILKVSEKIKIKEAIWL, encoded by the coding sequence ATGCCAGCGCTTAAGATAAATGTAATCCTTTTTGGAATTGGAAGCGTGGGGAGCGCATTGATAAATCAGATTATTGAAAGCCAGCAGTTCTATCAGGAAAAGAAAGATATCGATTTGCGCTTCCCTGTTATTACCAACTCAACTTTAGCTTTTTTTGAAAAAGAGGGAGTCAAAAATAGTTGGGAAGCCAATTTCGATAAGTTAGCGTTTCCTTTTACAATAGCTGATATTGTTGAGTTTGTCAAAATCAAAGAACTGGAGAACGTAATAATTGTAGATGCTACAGAAAGTTCAGAATTAGTAAAACATTATATTCCCTTAATTCAAAACGGATTTGATATTGTGGCTGCGAATCAAAAAGCAAACATATTGCACATTGATTTTTATAAAGAAATCCGAAGAAATCTAAAAAGGTTTGATAAGTCATTTTTGTATGAAACTAATATTGGAGCAGGAATTCCGGTTTTGCAAATCATCAGTGATCTGTATTATTCAGGAGAAAAAATAACAAAAATCAGAGGTGTTTTTTCAGATTCATTAAGCTATATTTTTAATAGGTTTTCATCAGAAGCGGTGTCTTTCTCTTCTATATTAAACGATTCAGATAAAAAAGGTTTGCTAAAAACCGATTATAAAGAAGAGCTTTCTGGGATTGGAGTGGCAAAGAAAGTATTAGTTTTAGCAAGAGAATTGGGCAAAGAGATAGAGTTTTTGGATATAAAAATAACTTCACTTTTGTCACACGGCCTGGAGGATTCAAATCTCAAGTCAAAATTTTTATCTAATGCGAGTGTATTGGACAAAGATTTTGAAGTGGCCAAAATTACACAGCCAGAAAATGAAGTGTTAAGATATGTTGGAGAAATTTCGATTCCAGAAAATAAATTTGAAGTCAAGCTGGTTTCTGAACCCGTTTCTTCCGCTATTGGCCAATTAAAAGGAACCGAAACAGTCTATGAAATTTATACACAATCCCGAGGAAATAATCCAATTATTGTGCGTGGAGATACTTCAGGAAAAAAGACGGAAACAATTGCCAGAGGAATTCTCTTGGACATTTTAAAAGTAAGCGAAAAAATAAAAATAAAAGAAGCAATTTGGCTATAA
- a CDS encoding sterol desaturase family protein produces MNLNYIALAVPFFAIFMLLEYYISVRKNKKLHHFNESVANLNVGIAERIADLLTTGTFFFIFSWLNANFSIFSIESTATTWVLLFLATDLLWYWYHRFGHTVNLFWASHIVHHQSDDFNYTAAARITVFQAVARGLFWCVLPIIGFNAQMITVLLLIHGTYPFFTHTQLVGKLGWLEYIIVTPSHHRVHHSSNPEYLDKNYGDMLIIWDKIFGTFIEETTEPKFGLTKSLGSYSFLWQHFHYVLELAVAFRMAKTAKQKFKVIFGGPNDIDARIRLLLERKFSKKTVEADVKYSKKLTNSIIAKTAVTMIVLFLTILFAEFITAFNIFLITVFIILSVIATGAMLDQKKWIFHLDFLRLVIISFLSFSFFPNPFLHFIIALFGAVGVLFYQTIHSKYQDFLFSA; encoded by the coding sequence ATGAATTTAAATTATATAGCACTTGCAGTTCCATTTTTTGCAATATTCATGCTTTTGGAATACTATATTAGTGTAAGGAAAAATAAAAAACTTCATCATTTTAACGAAAGTGTTGCCAATCTAAACGTCGGAATCGCAGAACGTATCGCCGATCTTTTGACTACGGGAACATTTTTCTTTATTTTTTCATGGCTAAATGCAAATTTCTCTATTTTTTCAATTGAATCAACCGCAACAACTTGGGTTTTACTTTTTTTGGCTACCGATCTGCTTTGGTATTGGTACCATCGATTTGGGCATACTGTTAATCTTTTTTGGGCATCACATATAGTACATCATCAAAGTGACGATTTTAATTATACGGCTGCTGCCAGAATTACCGTTTTTCAGGCCGTTGCCAGAGGTTTGTTTTGGTGTGTTTTGCCCATTATTGGTTTCAATGCGCAAATGATTACGGTGTTATTGCTCATTCACGGGACTTATCCTTTTTTTACACATACACAACTGGTTGGTAAACTGGGCTGGCTGGAGTATATTATTGTAACGCCATCACACCATAGGGTTCATCATAGCAGTAATCCAGAGTATTTGGATAAAAATTATGGTGACATGCTGATTATATGGGATAAAATCTTTGGAACTTTTATTGAAGAAACCACGGAACCTAAATTTGGATTAACCAAATCATTAGGCAGTTATAGTTTTTTATGGCAGCATTTTCATTATGTTCTCGAATTGGCGGTTGCTTTTAGAATGGCTAAAACTGCGAAACAGAAATTCAAAGTAATTTTTGGAGGTCCAAATGATATTGATGCCAGAATCCGATTGCTTCTTGAAAGAAAGTTTTCTAAAAAAACAGTTGAAGCTGATGTTAAGTATTCAAAGAAGCTGACTAATTCAATTATAGCCAAAACTGCTGTGACGATGATCGTATTATTCTTGACGATACTTTTTGCAGAGTTTATAACTGCGTTCAATATTTTTTTAATAACGGTTTTTATTATTTTGAGCGTAATAGCAACTGGCGCAATGCTGGATCAAAAAAAATGGATTTTTCATTTGGATTTTTTAAGGCTGGTGATTATTAGTTTTTTGAGTTTTTCGTTTTTTCCAAATCCATTTTTGCATTTTATTATCGCATTGTTTGGCGCAGTAGGGGTTTTATTTTATCAAACCATCCATTCAAAGTATCAGGATTTCCTGTTTTCTGCTTAA